Below is a window of Polyangiaceae bacterium DNA.
GTCCAGCTCCTGGTAGGGGACCGGGCGGACAAAGCGCTCGGGCATGACGCGGCAGATCATACGCTTGGCAGGGCCGCGGTCCCCTGTTAACCGTCCGAGCCGCGTGGCGAAGAGCAACCTCACCGTACGCATCCTGACGGCCGTCGTGTTCGTGCCGTTCTTGCTGGCGCTGCTCTTCGTGGGCCCGGCCTGGGGATTCTACGCCCTGGTCGCGTTCGCCAGCGCGGTGGGAGCGAGCGAGCTCTTCGCGATGACGCACCCGGGAGACCGGGTCGCGCAGGGCATCGGGGTGGTGCTCACCCTGGCGGTGAGCGCCGCAGTCTATTTCTACACGAAGGACGCTCGAGTCTTGCTCGCGGTGTTCTTCGCGGTCCCCATCATCGGCGTGCTCCTGCCGCTCTGGCGCCTCGGTCAGATCGAGAGCGCGGGTCTGCGCGTGATGGCGAACGTCGCCGCGCCGTTCTACATCGGCGCGCTGTTCTGCACCATCGGCCTCTTGCGCCGCGATCTGGGCGACGAGGGCCCGCGCTGGGTGGTGATGACCCTGACCTTCGCCTGGCTCGCCGACACCGGCGGCTATTTTGCCGGACGGTTCTTCGGCAAGACCAAGCTCTACGAGAAGGTCAGCCCCAAGAAGACGCGGGAGGGCTTTTACGGCTCCCTGGGCGGGGCGTGTCTGGGGGCCACGGTCGCCAGCCTTTGGTACCTCCCGAGCATCCCGCTCCAACACTCCATACCGCTGGCGCTCTTCGCCGGGGCCCTGGGGCAGATGGGCGACCTCGTCGAGTCGCTGCTCAAGCGCTCCACCGGCATCAAGGACAGCGGCTGGATCGTTCCCGGCCACGGCGGCCTGCTCGATCGCGTGGACGCGCTCTTGATCGTCAGCCCCATCGTCTACCTCTACACGGTCTTCCGCGGCTGACGCAGCCTTTGCGCAGGGCCTGACGGTCGCCGTTGCTAACGCGCCGCGTTGTGGAAAAAAGGCTGACCGCGCCTCGCGGCCGTGCGCAAAATTCCGCGGCCTAGAGGAGCTTCTTCAAACATGAGCGCCACGCCATCTCAGCCTGCCATCAAAGACGCCGCACCTTCCTCCCGCCGTTTCGAGGACGAGACCTTGTCTTCGCCGTCGAACCTGCCACCCGGCCAGCAGCGCTACGAGTTCTTCCACGTCGTCCAGCGCTATCTGGACAAGGCCGCGAAGCTCATCAACCTACCGGATTACATCCACCAGATCCTGAGCCAGCCCAAGAACGAGATCATCTGCCACTTCCCGGTGAAGATGGACAACGGGCAAGTGCGGCTCTTCAAGGGCTACCGCATCCAGCACTCGAACATCCTCGGACCGTACAAGGGTGGCATGCGCTTTCACGAGAGCGCGAGCCTCGACGACTTCAAGGCGCTGGCCACCATCATGACCTGGAAGTGCTCGCTCATGGGCCTGCCCTTCGGCGGGGGCAAGGGCGGCATCAAGTTCAACCCGCGCACCGTGAGCCGCAACGAGCTGCAGCGCATCACTCGCCGCTTCTTCCACGCGCTCGGCAGCAACATCGGCCCGGACTACGACATCCCGGCGCCGGACATGGGGACCGGCGCGCAGACCATGGCCTGGGCCATGGACACGTACATGAACACGGTCGGCATGGTGCAGAAGCAAGCCGTGCTCGGCGTGGTCACCGGCAAGCCCATCCACAGCGGCGGCACCGTGGGCCGGGAGAAGGCCACGGGGCAGGGCGTCGTCTACACCATCGTGGATTGGGCGCGGCGCAACCAGTTCGAGCTCGAGGGCAAGAAGCTGATCGTGCAGGGCTTCGGTAACGTGGGCTCGCACACCGCCGTGATCCTGAGCCACCTGGGCGTCTCCCTGGCCGCCGTCGGCGACCACACCGGGTACCTGTACAACCCGGAGGGCTTCAACGCGCACCGGCTCCAGAAGTACGTCGAGGAGAAGGGTAGCATCGCCGGTTACCCGAACGGCAAGCAGAT
It encodes the following:
- a CDS encoding Glu/Leu/Phe/Val dehydrogenase — protein: MSATPSQPAIKDAAPSSRRFEDETLSSPSNLPPGQQRYEFFHVVQRYLDKAAKLINLPDYIHQILSQPKNEIICHFPVKMDNGQVRLFKGYRIQHSNILGPYKGGMRFHESASLDDFKALATIMTWKCSLMGLPFGGGKGGIKFNPRTVSRNELQRITRRFFHALGSNIGPDYDIPAPDMGTGAQTMAWAMDTYMNTVGMVQKQAVLGVVTGKPIHSGGTVGREKATGQGVVYTIVDWARRNQFELEGKKLIVQGFGNVGSHTAVILSHLGVSLAAVGDHTGYLYNPEGFNAHRLQKYVEEKGSIAGYPNGKQITREEFFSLQADIFVPAALENQIGVAEAEALNVRLIAEGANGPCNPDGEAVLLKRGIDILPDVLANAGGVTVSYYEWVQNRRSESWDLAEVDRRLKEAMEQAYSRMIHAARQYQTDYRTACYCVALERLQRVYEERELFP
- a CDS encoding phosphatidate cytidylyltransferase; translation: MTRQIIRLAGPRSPVNRPSRVAKSNLTVRILTAVVFVPFLLALLFVGPAWGFYALVAFASAVGASELFAMTHPGDRVAQGIGVVLTLAVSAAVYFYTKDARVLLAVFFAVPIIGVLLPLWRLGQIESAGLRVMANVAAPFYIGALFCTIGLLRRDLGDEGPRWVVMTLTFAWLADTGGYFAGRFFGKTKLYEKVSPKKTREGFYGSLGGACLGATVASLWYLPSIPLQHSIPLALFAGALGQMGDLVESLLKRSTGIKDSGWIVPGHGGLLDRVDALLIVSPIVYLYTVFRG